In the genome of Saccharomonospora viridis DSM 43017, one region contains:
- a CDS encoding BCCT family transporter, with amino-acid sequence MAGHSDEEGERSRTELEDSDSERIVDQPGDTDSRSTAEAKHDPELTPAHEKHRPRTDHVVFGVSAIIALAIVAWGIASPGSLAVVADTLLNDVVIPYGGWAFVLTASGFVLFAIGVAISRYGRIPLGRDDEQPEFRTVSWIAMMFSAGMGIGLMFFGVYEPVAHFVEPPPGTVPGNSDQAVHTAMATTLFHWTVHPWSIYAVVGLAIAYSAFRKGRSQLISAVFAPLIGTRRSEGPLGKAIDIMAIFATLFGSAASLGLGALQVGGGLAAVGWAEKPGTGLLVGIIAVLTVAFVASAVSGIARGIQWLSNINMVLAALLAVFLLVVGPTVLILNMVPGALGDYLHDLSAMAGRTGATGGEEMREWLGSWTVFYWAWWISWAPFVGMFIARISRGRTIREFVIGVIAVPSIVGLVWFSIFGGAAIQYQRSGVDIAGAGGEEAATFTLLESLPLFLPIAIIVMVLVSIFFVSGADAASVVMGTLSQRGSSGPHRRVVIFWGAVMGAVAAVMLLVGGDDALNGLQNLTILVSVPFVFVMIALCVSLYRDLRRDPLVVSEDEVMRSLRKLHAERKAERKAERRAELARVRRHLRKR; translated from the coding sequence ATGGCTGGTCATTCGGATGAAGAGGGTGAACGTTCGAGGACCGAGCTGGAGGACTCGGATTCGGAAAGGATCGTAGACCAACCGGGGGACACCGATTCTCGATCCACTGCGGAAGCGAAACACGATCCGGAGTTGACGCCTGCGCACGAGAAGCACCGTCCCCGGACCGACCACGTGGTGTTCGGGGTGTCGGCGATCATCGCGTTGGCGATCGTGGCGTGGGGTATCGCCTCGCCCGGCAGCCTCGCCGTCGTCGCGGACACACTCCTCAACGACGTCGTCATCCCGTACGGGGGTTGGGCCTTCGTCCTCACCGCGAGCGGCTTCGTGCTCTTCGCCATCGGGGTGGCGATCAGCAGGTACGGCCGTATCCCCCTGGGACGGGACGACGAGCAGCCGGAGTTCCGGACGGTCTCGTGGATCGCGATGATGTTCAGCGCGGGCATGGGTATCGGACTCATGTTCTTCGGTGTCTACGAGCCCGTGGCGCACTTCGTCGAACCACCCCCCGGCACGGTGCCGGGCAACTCCGATCAGGCCGTGCACACGGCGATGGCGACCACGCTCTTCCACTGGACGGTGCATCCGTGGTCGATCTACGCCGTCGTCGGCCTGGCCATCGCCTACAGCGCGTTCCGCAAGGGGCGAAGCCAGCTCATCTCGGCCGTGTTCGCACCTCTGATCGGCACACGGCGCAGCGAGGGGCCGTTGGGCAAGGCCATCGACATCATGGCGATCTTCGCGACGCTGTTCGGCTCGGCCGCCTCGCTCGGGCTCGGTGCTCTGCAGGTCGGCGGTGGGCTGGCCGCGGTGGGTTGGGCCGAAAAGCCCGGAACCGGCCTGCTGGTCGGGATCATCGCGGTGCTCACGGTCGCGTTCGTGGCCTCCGCCGTGTCCGGTATCGCGCGGGGGATTCAGTGGCTGTCGAACATCAACATGGTGCTCGCCGCCCTGCTCGCCGTGTTCCTCCTGGTGGTGGGGCCGACGGTGCTGATCCTCAACATGGTGCCCGGTGCCCTCGGCGATTACCTGCACGATCTGTCCGCCATGGCGGGACGGACCGGTGCGACCGGTGGCGAGGAGATGCGGGAGTGGCTGGGCAGCTGGACCGTCTTCTACTGGGCGTGGTGGATTTCGTGGGCGCCCTTCGTCGGCATGTTCATCGCGCGGATCTCCCGGGGTCGCACGATCCGGGAGTTCGTCATCGGTGTGATCGCCGTGCCGAGCATCGTCGGCCTGGTCTGGTTCTCGATCTTCGGTGGCGCCGCCATCCAGTACCAGCGTTCAGGTGTGGACATCGCGGGCGCCGGTGGCGAGGAGGCGGCCACGTTCACGCTGCTGGAGAGCCTGCCGCTGTTCCTGCCGATCGCCATCATCGTGATGGTCCTGGTGTCGATCTTCTTCGTGTCCGGGGCCGACGCGGCCTCCGTGGTGATGGGCACGCTCTCACAGCGGGGCTCGTCGGGGCCGCATCGTCGGGTCGTCATCTTCTGGGGAGCGGTGATGGGGGCGGTCGCGGCCGTGATGCTCCTGGTCGGCGGGGACGACGCCCTCAACGGGCTGCAGAACCTCACCATCCTCGTGTCGGTGCCGTTCGTGTTCGTCATGATCGCGTTGTGTGTCTCGCTGTACCGGGATCTACGTCGTGATCCGCTGGTGGTCAGCGAGGACGAGGTCATGCGCTCGCTGCGGAAGCTCCACGCCGAACGCAAGGCCGAACGCAAGGCTGAACGCAGGGCCGAACTGGCCAGGGTCCGTAGACATCTGCGCAAGCGGTAG
- a CDS encoding DUF6474 family protein — protein sequence MGRRAERTHSETDNDTGWTPKRAKNAVRVAKVIVPAAAGALAPLVIRAAGAIREVYDRQQARRMGVDVAQLPEYQGRGGALLARIAGAAEGLSRLADSPRATEDDLGFVTRSRSTLEQLSASVRAAERMPTPRRKAAHRAVSGELDAIETELLRRLGVHAPGATA from the coding sequence ATGGGCCGCAGGGCGGAGCGAACGCACAGTGAAACCGACAACGACACCGGGTGGACGCCGAAACGCGCGAAGAACGCGGTACGGGTGGCGAAGGTGATCGTGCCCGCCGCGGCCGGTGCACTCGCCCCCCTGGTGATCCGTGCGGCAGGCGCGATCAGGGAGGTCTACGACCGGCAGCAGGCCCGGCGCATGGGCGTCGACGTCGCACAACTGCCCGAGTACCAGGGCCGCGGTGGTGCGCTGCTCGCCCGTATCGCGGGCGCGGCCGAAGGGCTGTCCCGACTGGCCGACTCGCCTCGGGCGACGGAGGACGACCTCGGCTTCGTCACCCGCAGCCGCTCGACCCTGGAACAGCTCAGCGCCTCGGTGCGGGCGGCCGAACGGATGCCCACGCCGCGGAGGAAGGCCGCGCACCGAGCCGTCAGCGGCGAGCTGGACGCCATCGAGACCGAGTTGCTTCGCCGCTTGGGGGTGCACGCCCCCGGTGCGACGGCGTAG
- a CDS encoding SDR family NAD(P)-dependent oxidoreductase, translating to MQIQGTAAIVTGGASGLGAATAKALAAKGARVFAVDLEASIAKAEPSDGVTFVTADVTDADQVQRAVDTATDSGSPLRIVVNCAGIAPPSRILSKKGPHDLDLFRKVIEVNLVGTFNVMTLAAQAIAATEPLDDDQRGVIINTASVAAFEGQIGQIAYSASKSGVAGMTIPAARDLASHGIRVMTIAPGIVETPMMAGITEEFRQGLAASVPFPKRLGRPDEYARLALNIVEHDYLNGEVIRLDGALRMAPR from the coding sequence ATGCAGATCCAAGGCACCGCGGCCATCGTCACCGGTGGCGCGTCCGGACTCGGCGCCGCGACCGCGAAGGCACTCGCCGCGAAGGGAGCCCGGGTGTTCGCGGTCGATCTCGAAGCCTCCATCGCCAAGGCCGAGCCGAGCGACGGCGTCACCTTCGTGACGGCCGACGTCACCGACGCCGACCAGGTTCAACGCGCCGTCGACACCGCCACCGACTCCGGCTCGCCCCTGCGCATCGTCGTCAACTGCGCGGGCATCGCCCCGCCGTCCCGCATCCTGTCCAAGAAGGGGCCGCACGACCTCGACCTCTTCCGCAAGGTCATCGAGGTCAACCTGGTCGGCACCTTCAACGTCATGACCCTGGCAGCACAGGCCATCGCCGCCACCGAGCCGCTCGACGACGACCAGCGGGGCGTCATCATCAACACCGCGTCCGTCGCCGCGTTCGAAGGCCAGATCGGACAGATCGCCTACTCCGCCTCCAAAAGCGGTGTCGCCGGCATGACCATCCCCGCCGCACGCGACCTCGCCTCACACGGCATCCGGGTCATGACCATCGCGCCCGGCATCGTCGAGACACCCATGATGGCCGGCATCACCGAGGAATTCCGCCAGGGACTCGCCGCGTCCGTCCCCTTCCCCAAGCGCCTCGGCCGTCCCGACGAATACGCCCGGCTGGCCCTGAACATCGTCGAACACGACTACCTCAACGGCGAAGTCATCCGTCTCGACGGCGCCCTGCGCATGGCACCGCGCTGA
- a CDS encoding glycine betaine ABC transporter substrate-binding protein translates to MRHGAKRSRRWAGRRGVRGACALLAALSLLVSACGLNVNAALPFDVESGSIRKVPQLEGVEITVGSKDFTENVLLAYIAQIALKAAGAEPIDFTNISGSNSARYALEKGQIDLMWEYTGTGWLSHLGNDQPIPSEEEQYEAVRKADLEQNGIVWLPYSEVNNTYGFATTEAFAEKHDLHTLSDLTDFLKENPQEAVFCVDTEFANRPDGMPGVQETYGFPTTTTKTFGLGAIYAAVANNTCNVGEVFITDGRIAGLNLRVMEDDKRFFPQYNAAITMRQDFYERYPLIAEVLVPVAEALTIDTMIELNKQVDVDGRDAARVARDWMAEQGFIKAD, encoded by the coding sequence ATGAGGCACGGCGCGAAGCGGAGCCGAAGGTGGGCCGGACGGCGTGGCGTGCGTGGTGCGTGTGCTCTGTTGGCCGCTCTGTCGTTGTTGGTGAGCGCATGTGGACTCAACGTCAACGCCGCCTTGCCGTTCGATGTGGAGTCGGGGTCGATCCGGAAGGTGCCGCAGTTGGAGGGCGTGGAGATCACGGTGGGGTCCAAGGACTTCACCGAGAACGTGCTGCTCGCCTACATCGCGCAGATCGCCCTGAAGGCCGCCGGCGCCGAGCCCATCGACTTCACCAACATCTCCGGTTCGAACAGTGCCCGGTACGCGTTGGAGAAAGGTCAGATCGACCTGATGTGGGAGTACACGGGCACGGGGTGGTTGTCCCATCTGGGCAACGACCAACCCATACCGTCCGAAGAGGAGCAGTACGAGGCGGTACGAAAGGCCGACCTGGAGCAGAACGGGATCGTCTGGCTGCCGTACTCGGAGGTCAACAACACCTACGGGTTCGCCACCACCGAGGCCTTCGCCGAGAAGCACGACCTGCACACGCTGAGCGACCTGACGGACTTCCTCAAGGAGAATCCGCAGGAGGCGGTGTTCTGCGTCGACACGGAGTTCGCCAACCGGCCCGACGGGATGCCCGGGGTGCAGGAGACGTACGGCTTCCCGACCACCACGACGAAGACGTTCGGTCTGGGCGCGATCTACGCCGCTGTGGCGAACAACACTTGCAACGTCGGTGAGGTGTTCATCACCGACGGTCGGATCGCAGGGTTGAACCTCCGCGTGATGGAGGACGACAAGCGGTTCTTCCCGCAGTACAACGCCGCCATCACCATGCGTCAGGACTTCTACGAGCGGTATCCCCTGATCGCCGAGGTGCTGGTGCCGGTCGCGGAGGCGTTGACCATCGACACGATGATCGAGTTGAACAAGCAGGTGGACGTCGACGGCAGGGACGCGGCCAGGGTCGCGCGGGACTGGATGGCCGAACAGGGCTTCATCAAGGCCGACTGA
- a CDS encoding copper resistance CopC family protein — protein sequence MRRLVAFVTALAVALLTVITAALPASAHNVLISSSPAEGEELDTPPTEVVLTFDQPVQDADVNEIAVTGPNGDQWAEGTVEVDGATVTAPLRPLGPAGEYVIGYRVLSADGHPVSAEIRFTLTSPGPGQASGTPDSGPNTDRGDSPQGENAQDDATTDTAAEQGDSEGIPVWVWIVGAAVLLIAGLVVALRMGKSQD from the coding sequence ATGAGGCGTCTCGTCGCATTCGTCACCGCCCTCGCAGTCGCGCTGTTGACGGTGATCACAGCGGCGCTTCCGGCGTCGGCGCACAACGTACTGATCTCGTCGAGCCCCGCCGAGGGCGAGGAGCTCGACACCCCGCCCACCGAGGTGGTCCTCACCTTCGACCAGCCGGTACAGGACGCCGACGTCAACGAGATCGCCGTCACCGGCCCCAACGGGGACCAGTGGGCCGAAGGGACCGTCGAGGTGGACGGGGCCACGGTGACCGCACCGCTTCGGCCGCTCGGACCGGCCGGGGAGTACGTCATCGGCTACCGCGTGCTGTCGGCCGACGGGCACCCGGTCTCCGCGGAGATCCGGTTCACCCTCACCTCGCCCGGGCCGGGGCAGGCCAGCGGCACCCCCGACAGCGGCCCGAACACGGACCGGGGTGACTCGCCGCAGGGCGAGAACGCCCAGGACGACGCCACCACCGACACGGCCGCCGAACAGGGCGACTCCGAGGGCATCCCCGTGTGGGTGTGGATCGTCGGCGCCGCGGTGTTGCTGATCGCCGGACTCGTGGTCGCCCTGCGCATGGGCAAATCGCAGGACTGA
- a CDS encoding ABC transporter ATP-binding protein, with amino-acid sequence MADKPSGVEIQLENVTKRYPGSSEPAVADVSMTIPAGKIVILVGPSGCGKTTTMRMINRLIEPSSGRITIGGEDVQAFNADELRRNIGYAIQQAGLFPHFTVEQNIGVVPGLLKWSRKRIRERVEELMDLVGLDPAEFRDRYPRQLSGGQQQRVGVARALAADPPVLLMDEPFGAVDPITRGHLQDELLRLQESLRKTIVFVTHDFDEAVKLGDRIAVLGDKSSIQQYDTPEAILAHPANDMVAGFVGAGASLKQLTLLRVRDVSYSDTTLTATIGTSPAELHKRLTEQGRTYALVLDDRRRPKRWVHVRDLPAASSLTTVGRPVGDSVSTQSTLQDALEAILAEGGNAVVTGSRGEYVGTVDITTVTDTIQQLRTGHVDSESGQS; translated from the coding sequence GTGGCTGACAAACCCAGTGGCGTCGAGATCCAATTGGAGAACGTCACCAAACGCTATCCGGGAAGTTCCGAACCCGCTGTCGCCGACGTCAGCATGACGATCCCGGCCGGCAAGATCGTGATCCTGGTGGGCCCGTCCGGGTGCGGCAAGACCACCACCATGCGCATGATCAACCGACTGATCGAGCCGTCTTCGGGCCGCATCACGATCGGAGGCGAGGACGTACAGGCGTTCAACGCCGACGAGCTCCGTCGCAACATCGGTTATGCCATCCAGCAGGCGGGACTGTTCCCGCACTTCACGGTCGAGCAGAACATCGGCGTGGTGCCGGGGCTGTTGAAGTGGAGCCGCAAGCGCATCCGGGAGCGGGTCGAGGAGCTGATGGACCTCGTCGGACTCGACCCGGCCGAATTCCGGGACCGCTACCCGCGGCAGCTGTCCGGAGGGCAGCAGCAGCGGGTCGGGGTGGCGAGGGCACTCGCCGCCGACCCACCGGTGCTGCTCATGGACGAACCGTTCGGCGCCGTCGACCCCATCACCCGCGGCCACCTTCAGGACGAGCTGCTCCGGCTCCAGGAGTCGCTGCGTAAGACGATCGTGTTCGTCACCCACGACTTCGACGAGGCCGTGAAGCTCGGCGACAGGATCGCCGTGCTCGGCGACAAGTCGTCGATCCAGCAGTACGACACCCCCGAGGCGATCCTGGCCCACCCCGCCAACGACATGGTGGCGGGGTTCGTCGGCGCGGGCGCCTCGCTGAAGCAGCTGACGTTGCTGCGGGTCCGCGACGTCAGCTACAGCGACACCACGCTCACCGCGACGATCGGCACCTCACCCGCCGAGCTGCACAAACGCCTGACCGAGCAGGGGCGCACGTACGCGCTCGTCCTCGACGACCGCCGCAGGCCGAAGCGCTGGGTGCACGTCCGTGACCTGCCCGCGGCGTCCTCACTCACCACGGTGGGCAGGCCCGTCGGCGACTCGGTGAGCACGCAGTCCACGCTCCAGGACGCGTTGGAGGCCATCCTCGCCGAAGGCGGGAACGCCGTGGTCACCGGTTCGCGTGGGGAATACGTCGGCACCGTCGACATCACCACCGTCACCGACACCATCCAGCAACTGCGCACCGGACACGTCGACTCGGAAAGTGGGCAGTCATGA
- a CDS encoding ABC transporter permease, protein MTSTELSGFTTKSGSKRAERVRMLAQPTVVLLLVAAVVIWALARDNDIIEAESLNASTLLSKTWEHLVITAVVTVLVIGVAVPLGVILTRPWARPAAPVFLGIANIGQAAPSLGVLVLFFLWTEMEGLWAAALPIAFYSLLPVLRNTITGIDSVDPALVDAGRGIGMSALGVLFRIELPLAVPMILAGLRTSLVLAVGTATLAFFVNGGGLGELIDAGYKLNRTSVLVVGAVLAVGVALLVDWLGALLERYLGPRGLS, encoded by the coding sequence ATGACGTCCACGGAGCTGTCGGGATTCACCACGAAATCGGGTTCGAAGCGTGCCGAGCGCGTTCGCATGCTGGCGCAACCCACGGTGGTGCTTCTCCTCGTCGCCGCCGTGGTCATCTGGGCCCTGGCCCGGGACAACGACATCATCGAGGCCGAATCGCTGAACGCGAGCACCCTGTTGTCGAAGACCTGGGAACACCTGGTGATCACGGCCGTGGTCACGGTGCTCGTCATCGGAGTCGCGGTACCGCTGGGGGTGATCCTCACCCGGCCCTGGGCCCGACCGGCGGCACCGGTGTTCCTGGGGATCGCCAACATCGGACAGGCCGCCCCCTCGCTCGGGGTGTTGGTGTTGTTCTTCCTGTGGACGGAGATGGAAGGACTGTGGGCCGCCGCCTTACCCATCGCCTTCTACTCACTGCTGCCGGTACTGCGGAACACCATCACCGGTATCGACTCGGTGGACCCCGCGCTGGTGGATGCCGGGCGGGGCATCGGGATGTCGGCGTTGGGCGTGTTGTTCCGCATCGAGCTGCCGCTGGCCGTACCCATGATCCTCGCGGGATTGCGTACGTCGCTGGTGCTCGCCGTGGGGACCGCGACGTTGGCGTTCTTCGTCAACGGCGGTGGACTCGGCGAGTTGATCGACGCCGGGTACAAGCTGAACCGCACATCGGTACTGGTGGTCGGCGCGGTGCTGGCCGTGGGGGTGGCGCTGTTGGTGGATTGGCTCGGCGCGCTGCTGGAGAGGTACCTGGGACCGAGGGGGCTGTCATGA
- a CDS encoding TM0106 family RecB-like putative nuclease, translated as MAGEVLLDAGVVTRCRRRVHLDHDPTMRGAQLAPPDPAAEQRIADAREHRARIAEWLRAETPGSWAVIPGELPAAERERLTRAALDDGVAYIWNGLLPVDVDGGRRGGVQLLVRASDGYVPVLVVRHRITDPGEGAWTTVLPQVDPDRAAVDTRRKVRSHPRDQLRLAHARRLLEAAGYAESDRTIGGVVGLDADVVVWHDLSASTWPGGRNALQEYDERFADRLAVARAAARRGEALAKPSRILECKRCPWWPVCESELVRDRDVSLVVRGEDAVELRNVGMSTVDKLAALDPEGESPIQWTGTTFADAVALARAWLADLTVVRRVETVRVPRADVEVDIDMESFGDLGAYLWGCLLSGADIGIEPGYRAFVTWDPLPTDDEARSFARFWTWLSEVRAKTEAAGLTFRAYCYNALAENRWLYASAERFAGMDGIPTRQQVRRFVESDEWVDLFRSVSDQFLCSRGKGLKVVAPVAGFSWRDPEASGEASMRWYRDAVGMDGGAPDLAQRERLLRYNEDDVRATYALRAWMSDEAMHAVPFMGEL; from the coding sequence ATGGCTGGCGAGGTGTTACTGGACGCGGGGGTCGTCACGCGGTGTCGCCGCCGCGTACACCTCGACCACGATCCCACCATGCGTGGCGCCCAGTTGGCGCCCCCTGATCCGGCTGCTGAGCAGCGTATCGCCGATGCCAGGGAGCACAGGGCGCGGATCGCGGAATGGCTGCGGGCCGAGACGCCCGGTAGTTGGGCGGTCATTCCGGGGGAGTTACCCGCGGCGGAACGGGAGCGGTTGACGCGGGCGGCCCTGGACGACGGGGTCGCCTACATCTGGAACGGCCTGCTGCCGGTCGACGTCGACGGGGGCAGGCGCGGTGGTGTGCAACTGCTCGTGCGGGCCTCGGACGGCTACGTACCGGTGTTGGTGGTGCGGCATCGCATCACCGATCCCGGCGAGGGCGCGTGGACGACGGTGCTGCCGCAGGTCGATCCCGATCGCGCGGCCGTGGACACCCGCCGCAAGGTGCGTTCACATCCACGGGACCAGCTGCGGTTGGCGCACGCGCGACGGTTGTTGGAGGCGGCCGGGTACGCCGAGTCCGACAGGACGATCGGCGGGGTCGTCGGCCTGGACGCCGACGTCGTCGTCTGGCACGACCTCAGCGCGTCGACGTGGCCGGGCGGACGGAATGCGCTACAGGAGTACGACGAGAGGTTCGCCGACCGTCTCGCCGTGGCGCGGGCCGCGGCGAGACGGGGGGAGGCGTTGGCGAAGCCGTCGCGCATCCTGGAGTGCAAGCGTTGTCCTTGGTGGCCGGTGTGCGAGTCGGAGCTGGTCCGGGATCGTGACGTCAGCCTGGTCGTCCGGGGTGAGGACGCCGTCGAACTCCGCAACGTCGGAATGTCCACAGTGGATAAGCTGGCCGCGCTCGACCCCGAGGGGGAGTCCCCGATCCAGTGGACCGGCACCACGTTCGCCGACGCCGTCGCCCTCGCGCGGGCGTGGTTGGCCGATCTCACCGTGGTGCGCAGGGTCGAGACCGTGCGGGTGCCGCGCGCCGACGTCGAAGTGGACATCGACATGGAGAGCTTCGGCGACCTGGGCGCTTATCTGTGGGGTTGTCTGCTCAGCGGGGCCGACATCGGCATCGAGCCCGGATACCGGGCGTTCGTGACGTGGGACCCGCTGCCCACCGACGACGAGGCGCGTTCGTTCGCGCGGTTTTGGACGTGGCTGTCGGAGGTGCGCGCCAAGACGGAGGCCGCGGGACTGACGTTTCGGGCCTATTGCTACAACGCGCTCGCCGAGAATCGGTGGTTGTACGCGTCGGCGGAGCGGTTCGCCGGGATGGACGGCATTCCCACTCGGCAGCAGGTGCGGCGCTTCGTGGAGTCGGACGAGTGGGTGGACCTCTTCCGTAGTGTGTCCGACCAGTTCCTGTGTTCGCGGGGCAAGGGCTTGAAGGTGGTGGCGCCCGTCGCCGGATTCTCCTGGCGGGACCCGGAGGCCAGCGGTGAGGCATCGATGCGGTGGTACCGCGACGCGGTGGGCATGGACGGCGGCGCGCCCGACCTGGCGCAGCGCGAGAGGCTGCTGCGTTACAACGAGGACGACGTGCGGGCCACGTACGCGCTTCGGGCGTGGATGAGTGACGAGGCCATGCACGCCGTCCCGTTCATGGGTGAGTTGTAG
- a CDS encoding copper resistance D family protein — MSRTAIATSWLPRFGPLIAIVTAALSGVLIALALTVSAPVSGITQASTAIRVGLPIARAAIDLAAVAAVGFALLPLLAGERTPASARPVFARARTVVIASALVWAVAALASLVLQTAELYRPDGTAVSFTDLRSYVDTVAGGKALLIVAGFALVQALLAGAATRLGRKVPPELIVGCGLFALLPLPVTGHATMSHFAEHTMVLLELHIVSVVAWTGGLAAIVVLAARHRALLATVLPRFSQLATVCLAVAVATGVLNGLAQFIENPLVRLWPDLFTTPYGQLLVAKTVALAVIAGLGGYTRWKLLPNVIRHRRTALVSFAVVELALMGLAFGFAAVLGRTPLT; from the coding sequence GTGAGCAGAACCGCCATCGCGACATCGTGGTTACCGCGTTTCGGGCCGCTGATCGCGATCGTCACGGCCGCGCTGTCGGGTGTCCTCATCGCCCTGGCCCTCACCGTGTCGGCTCCCGTCAGCGGCATCACCCAAGCGAGCACGGCGATCCGGGTCGGCTTGCCCATCGCCCGTGCGGCGATCGATCTCGCAGCCGTCGCCGCCGTGGGATTCGCCCTGCTGCCGCTACTGGCCGGTGAACGTACTCCCGCGTCGGCCCGACCCGTGTTCGCGCGGGCCAGAACCGTCGTCATCGCCTCGGCGCTGGTGTGGGCGGTGGCGGCGCTGGCCAGTCTCGTGCTGCAGACGGCGGAGTTGTACCGACCTGACGGCACCGCGGTCTCGTTCACCGATCTCCGCTCCTATGTCGACACCGTGGCCGGGGGCAAGGCCCTGCTCATCGTGGCGGGGTTCGCGCTCGTCCAAGCTCTGCTAGCCGGAGCGGCCACGCGGCTCGGTCGTAAGGTGCCGCCCGAATTGATCGTGGGCTGCGGTCTGTTCGCGCTGCTGCCGCTCCCGGTCACCGGACACGCCACCATGTCGCACTTCGCCGAGCACACGATGGTGTTGCTCGAACTGCACATCGTCAGCGTCGTCGCCTGGACCGGCGGGCTCGCCGCCATCGTCGTGCTGGCCGCACGACACCGTGCCCTGCTGGCGACCGTCCTCCCGCGGTTCTCCCAACTGGCCACCGTATGTCTGGCCGTGGCGGTGGCCACCGGTGTGCTGAACGGTCTCGCCCAATTCATCGAGAACCCTCTGGTGCGGTTGTGGCCGGACCTGTTCACCACTCCCTACGGTCAACTGTTGGTGGCCAAGACGGTGGCGCTGGCGGTGATCGCCGGGCTCGGCGGCTACACGCGGTGGAAGCTGCTCCCGAACGTGATCCGGCACCGACGCACCGCTCTCGTGTCGTTCGCCGTCGTCGAACTCGCCCTGATGGGGCTCGCGTTCGGTTTCGCGGCCGTCCTCGGCCGGACGCCGCTGACGTGA
- a CDS encoding YcnI family protein: protein MVTAVAAGTTMLLAGGIASAHVTANVYGDTPEKGGYGAIVLRVPNEEERVGTTKLEMTLDPEYGITSARTKPVPGWTAEVTKTDDVVTKITWTAEDGHEIAAGSHSYEEFEFVIGALPDDVDTLVLPTAQTYSNGKTVNWEQPPTDDDAERPAPVVELAESSGSGHSHGSGPTHGDSNHHPSENAEDAAGSTDATDDTARLLGGAGLVLGALGLGLGVGATMRARKAGKS, encoded by the coding sequence ATGGTGACCGCCGTGGCCGCCGGGACGACCATGCTGCTCGCGGGCGGCATCGCGTCGGCCCACGTCACCGCCAACGTCTACGGTGACACCCCCGAGAAGGGCGGCTACGGCGCCATCGTGCTGCGAGTGCCCAACGAAGAGGAACGGGTGGGCACCACCAAACTGGAAATGACCCTCGACCCCGAGTACGGCATCACGTCGGCCCGCACCAAACCCGTCCCCGGGTGGACGGCCGAGGTCACGAAGACCGACGATGTCGTGACCAAGATCACGTGGACGGCCGAGGACGGCCACGAGATCGCGGCCGGCAGTCACTCCTACGAGGAGTTCGAGTTCGTCATCGGCGCGTTGCCCGACGACGTCGACACCCTCGTACTGCCCACCGCGCAGACGTATTCCAACGGCAAGACCGTGAACTGGGAGCAGCCGCCGACGGACGACGACGCCGAACGCCCCGCACCCGTCGTGGAACTCGCCGAATCGTCCGGTTCGGGCCATAGTCACGGCTCCGGTCCCACACACGGGGACTCGAATCACCACCCGTCGGAGAACGCCGAGGACGCGGCGGGAAGCACCGACGCGACCGACGACACGGCGCGGTTGCTCGGCGGTGCGGGTCTCGTGCTCGGAGCTCTCGGATTGGGTCTCGGAGTGGGTGCCACCATGCGGGCCAGGAAGGCAGGAAAGTCATGA
- a CDS encoding ABC transporter permease: MNLFEYVADRWERLSLQAFLHVSEVVQSTIIAAVLGVGIGIAVYRSPVGSAVATALASTVLTIPSFALLGLLIPVVGLGATPTVIALVLYALLPITRNTIVGLASVDPAVTDAAKGIGMSRLGVLTRVELRLAWPAILAGMRVATQMLMGIAVIAAYAKGPGLGSEVFSGLTRAGSANATNQALAGTLGVVILALLLEGVYFLIARLTVSRGIRG; encoded by the coding sequence ATGAACCTATTCGAGTACGTGGCCGATCGATGGGAGCGGCTGTCACTTCAGGCGTTCCTGCACGTCAGTGAGGTCGTACAGTCCACGATCATCGCGGCGGTGCTCGGTGTGGGAATCGGTATCGCGGTGTATCGCAGCCCCGTCGGCTCAGCGGTGGCGACCGCGTTGGCCAGCACCGTCTTGACCATTCCGTCGTTCGCGTTACTCGGATTACTGATCCCCGTCGTGGGATTGGGAGCGACGCCCACGGTGATCGCGTTGGTTTTGTATGCGTTGTTGCCGATCACCCGGAACACCATCGTGGGACTGGCGAGTGTGGACCCGGCCGTGACCGATGCGGCCAAAGGCATCGGCATGAGTCGTCTCGGCGTGCTCACCAGAGTGGAGCTGCGGCTGGCGTGGCCCGCCATCCTCGCGGGGATGCGGGTGGCCACACAGATGTTGATGGGCATCGCGGTGATCGCCGCCTACGCCAAGGGGCCCGGTCTCGGCAGCGAGGTGTTCTCGGGCCTGACCAGAGCGGGGAGTGCCAACGCGACCAATCAGGCGCTGGCGGGGACGCTCGGTGTCGTCATCCTCGCCTTGTTGTTGGAGGGCGTGTACTTCCTGATCGCTCGCCTCACCGTTTCAAGGGGGATTCGTGGCTGA